One genomic region from Tachysurus fulvidraco isolate hzauxx_2018 chromosome 14, HZAU_PFXX_2.0, whole genome shotgun sequence encodes:
- the wnt2bb gene encoding wingless-type MMTV integration site family, member 2Bb, with protein MSGVSKSHGSLRILGESAARIYCAFILLILFLTPRVDSSWWYIGALGARVICDNVPGLVNKQRQLCQKYPDVMQSISEGGKEWIRECQHQFRHHRWNCSTIERDHTVFGRVMQRSSREAAFVYAISSAGVVYAITRACSQGELRTCNCDPHKRGKARDERGEFDWGGCSDNINYGIKFAKAFIDAKERTVKDARALVNLHNNRCGRMSVKRFMKLECKCHGVSGSCTLRTCWLAMSDFRKTGDYLRKKYNGAIEVTVNQDGAGFTVAHKDFRNATKNDLVYFENSPDYCLMDKAAGSLGTAGRICNKSSRGTDGCEVMCCGRGYDTTRVKRITKCECKFKWCCAVECKDCEEAVDIHTCKAPKRAEWLDQT; from the exons ATGTCTGGTGTTAGTAAGAGTCACGGCTCGCTCAGGATCCTCGGTGAATCCGCCGCGCGCATTTACTGCGCATTTATCCttctcatcctcttcctcacacCACGCGTGGACTCGTCCTGGTG gTACATTGGTGCATTGGGTGCACGAGTAATATGTGATAATGTACCAGGGCTGGTGAATAAGCAGCGACAGTTGTGTCAGAAGTATCCAGATGTAATGCAGTCGATCAGCGAGGGAGGAAAGGAGTGGATCCGTGAGTGCCAGCACCAGTTCAGACACCACCGCTGGAACTGCAGCACAATCGAGCGTGACCATACTGTCTTTGGCAGGGTCATGCAACGCA GCAGTCGAGAGGCCGCCTTTGTGTACGCAATTTCCTCGGCGGGTGTCGTGTACGCCATCACCCGCGCTTGCAGTCAGGGGGAACTAAGGACATGTAACTGTGACCCGCACAAGCGTGGCAAAGCAAGGGATGAAAGAGGCGAATTTGATTGGGGCGGCTGCAGCGACAATATTAACTATGGGATAAAGTTTGCTAAAGCCTTCATAGATGCCAAAGAACGGACAGTGAAGGATGCACGAGCACTTGTGAACCTTCATAACAATCGCTGTGGAAGAATG TCAGTGAAACGCTTTATGAAGCTTGAGTGTAAGTGTCATGGTGTCAGTGGCTCCTGCACCTTAAGGACTTGCTGGTTGGCGATGTCTGACTTCCGGAAGACCGGAGATTACCTTCGCAAAAAATACAATGGAGCCATTGAAGTCACCGTGAACCAAGATGGAGCAGGATTCACTGTGGCTCACAAGGACTTCCGAAATGCCACCAAAAATGATCTGGTGTACTTTGAGAACTCACCTGACTACTGCTTAATGGACAAAGCTGCAG gtTCTTTGGGCACGGCTGGTCGCATCTGCAATAAATCATCTCGAGGGACAGATGGCTGTGAGGTGATgtgctgtgggcggggctacgaTACAACACGTGTGAAGCGCATCACCAAGTGTGAATGTAAGTTTAAATGGTGCTGCGCTGTTGAATGTAAAGACTGCGAAGAAGCCGTggatatacacacatgcaaagcTCCGAAACGAGCCGAGTGGCTGGACCAGACCTGA